The Pygocentrus nattereri isolate fPygNat1 chromosome 29, fPygNat1.pri, whole genome shotgun sequence genomic sequence TGTTAATGCAGTGTTAATGTAGTGTTAATGCAGTGTTAATGCAGAGTTAATGTAGTGTTAATGCACTGTTAATgcagtgttaatgcagtgttaatagagtgttaatgcagtgttaatgcagtgttAATGCAGAGTTAATGTAGTGTTAATGCAGTGTTAATGTAGTGTTAATGCAGTGTTAATGCAGAGTTAATGTAGTGTTAATGCAGTGTTAATGTAGTGTTAATGCAGTGTTAATGCAGAGTTAATgcagtgttaatgcagtgttagtgcagtgttaatgcagagttaatgcagtgttaatgcagtgttaatgcagtgttAATGTAGCATCAATGCAGCGTTAATGCAGCGTTAATGCAGCGTTAATGCACTGTTAATGTAGTTAATGCAGTGTTAATGTAGCGTTAATGCAGTGTTAATGCAGCGTTAATGCACTGTTAATGCAGCGTCAATGTAGTGTTAATACAATGTTAATGCAGTGTTAATACGGTGTTAATGCAGTGTTAATACAGCATTAATACAGCGTTAATACAACGTTAATGCGGTGTTAATACGGTGTTAATGCAGTGTTAATACAGCATTAATACAGCGTTAATACAACGTTAATGCGGTGTTAATACAGCGTTAATACAGCGTTAAtacagtgttaatgcagtgttAATGAAGCTCGTCCAGTCAGTCTCGTCTGTTTTtgcaattatgttttttttgtgacgGTACAGTGGGCGTGGCCACGCTGCAGCGCGCGAGCGTTATTTAAATAAGGAGCACGAGCGGAGACCGGagcagagggagaggagagcTGGTCGCAGTCGGTCTGGATGAGCACTCAGGTTGGGTCTAACCCGTAAAGACGGAGAGGAACCGAGACTGAAAAGTCCACCGGTCTCCAGCAGCAGCGCGTTAAGGTCGCGCTTCTCTTTTGGGCTGATTTACCTGGAGGAGGTGGCCGCGGCGCTGCCGTCTGTCAGCGGAGATGGCGACTTCAAACAGGCCGTTAACGTCTTTCTTCATCGAGGACATTCTGTGTTTGAGGGAGGAGAAAGGCGGGGAGCCGAGCGGCGCTGCGACCAAAAACAAACCCCCGAGCGAGGCGACCTGGTCCGCCGACGGTGAGGAGGACGGCGCTCTCCTGCTGGCTGTCGCGGCCGCCGAGTCAACCATGAGCCGCAGAGCAGGTAGGCGGCACGTTCCTCTCAGAGGAACTTTTACAGCTGACAGTGGCGCTGCGCTGCGTTTGAAACCGCACAAGTTACGCAGACTAACGACAAACGCGTGGCTGTAACTTTAGCCGTCAGCGGCTCCGCTTGAAGGGGAAGTTCACCGGTTTTTCAAAAATCTGCCCAATTAAACGGTTGTGGTCAAAACTACAGTCAGAGCTGTTCGCGGTGGCAGTGATGCGAGCCAGATGTCCTAGAACGCTATTCAATAAGGCGGTTAGGTGTTTGTCTGACAGGTTCTCGACCAAGTCTTAAGTTAGTTTGAACATCCAGTCATGGCGGAGGGATTCGTGCagaagcaaaatagtccccaaagaaaactaaaCTGTTTTCAGATTTCAACAGTTTCGCGACAATTAACATTAACACATAAAAAGGCCAGAcgcgtgtaggttcactggtagttcataacactaaataaaatggctatatttgtgttgtagacacgtcaccaccactgtaacagTCGTCTTCTTTTAACTGTAGAGAGCGTCCCTCACATCAAGCCGCGTTTACATCCAAAAACGACCGAATTCTTCAGAAAGTTTGAACATTCGGTGGTGTCCCCCTTTAAACTGGCGCGCCGCGTCTTCCAGGCGGCTCGTCGTGGTAAAGTCCGTTGTAAAAGGCGCCGAATttgaatttcaaatatttaaatttaaatcacCTCGAAGGTTCTTTAACGTCTTTAACGGCATTCCTTCTGTCCTGTTACACCAGAACGTTCGATGGACGCTTCCCAGGCCGCTAGCCCCAGCCGCGGCGGCGCGAAACAGAAGCGCTCGCGCGCCGCCTTCACGCACGTGCAGGTGCTGGAGCTCGAGAAGAAGTTCAGCCGCCAGAAGTACCTGTCAGCGCCGGAGCGCGCGCACCTCGCCACGGCGCTGCGCCTCACGGAGACTCAGGTCAAGATCTGGTTCCAGAACCGGCGCTACAAGACCAAACGCAAGCAGCTGGCCTCCGAGTTCGGCAAGGACTGCTTCCCCAAAGCGGAGGTGAGCGCCGTGGCGGAGGAGGACTTGCTCAGGGCGTCTCTGTTGGCCACCGTCTACAAATCTTACCATCCGTACCGGCCTTGTGTGTACGATTTACACGGACTGGGCGTGTGGAGGCCGACAGTGTGGTGACGGGGGACACGCCAGACCTAATACCATGCCTAGTCATGTGGCTCAGTGTTTCCCAGCGCACTCCTCCTGGACCCCCAGACACAATTAGTCAGAACCATACAGCAGCACTGGGAGATGGGATGGAGCAGCCCGTCAAACTGGATTTGACTGTTTGCCATCATCTACAAGTCTTAGCACCTCAGAACTGTATGTGGAGGTGACGGGACGCGCAGGGATGGTTATTTTAATGGCTTGCGTGTTTTAAGTGTTGCTCCATCACAGCTTCCATCACACTTGAATCAAACTGTCTAGAACACTGAATCATTGGTGCTGCTGTACAGGGAGTCAGTGAAGATACGGACTGTTTGGGGTGGGTTAGTAAACACTGATGTAGCTATTACAATTTAATATAACTTGTACAGCTTTGTATCTGAAATAAACCTATGTTTTTCAAATTCTGATGCACTTTTTCATATAAAGAATGATAATATGcgtgtcgctgttgtcggaacaaaacctcgtatctccaaagtggtaactttacgggagaaggaaaaaacatactttactttaatGTAAGCCAGTGGAACCCGATTTTTTGTCCAAGtagttttggaccatttctttggtccattcaccctgaaatttacacacagtgtaaaggccaacaggcattttcaaatgatgtcaaaaatggagctacgtggttttcttccgacagcagtgattctatctatctatctatctatctatctatctatctatctatctatctatctatctatctatctatctatctataagaAAGCGTGTTTGGATATGGTTAACACTGAGGTTCATCTCTTTAATAAGATATTAATAAGAGTGGATTTccaaacataaataaaccaaaGAAATGAAATACAAGAGGGTGCAGAAAACTGGCCAGCGCAGTGATGGGCCTCCTAGGCTTGATACCATGAAGCAGTCCAACTATATGTTTTCACAGTGGGTTTCAGTTCAGTCGTAATTCATTTTAACTGGTTTTTCAGCTTCTTCACTTCTGTTTTAGGCTTCTGTCGTCACCTAACTGGGCTTAAGTCATTCCCACAATGTCATCACTCTCCAAAAACCCCCTCTCAGGCCTGGCGTAATGAGCTTCACCGAGGCGGATGTTTTCACATTAGTGtaaatcatttcatttccaatccTCCTCCTCGGTTCAACAAAGGCCCATACTGTACTTAAACTCTTGTAATAGTCTCAAGCTGTACATGTCGATAAGAGCAGATATGGGCTCCTTTTTGTTAAGCATGTGGGCTTTCTAAACACTGAAGTTCATGATTGCTGCAAGAGATAGCAATCACAAGTGCCCCTATCATCCAGCTCAACTTCGGTTGGATTCAACATGATGATGTCTTTAACTGACTGGACTGAGGGTGGTATATTGTCTGAGAGATAAAGGTGCTGCAGGAAGCATGACTTGGTTTACTCGGCTGAAAGATGACATTATCAGCGCTGAGAACGTGGTTTTGAGCAGAGCTGGTTCTGCCACAGCGAGGTCAAAGTGTCCAGAGAAGTGGACGCACTCATACAGGACCTCAAATGTGGTATCAGTTTCTCTTTACGATGATAATGTTCATGGTGAAAGATTAAGCTCAACTTGATCTTTAAATAACAGTGGCTTGTGCTATTTTGGACTCTTTTCATTGACCttttaagaaaaaacacagacGTTATTAGTGCATTGTgtccaaaaatgtgttttccttaaGTAGCAGCAGAAACTCACTGTTCCTTAACCGTCTTTAAAGACCACTCAAGCGTAGCCAGACCTCTTTAGGCGTTTCTAAGTGTCTAAGCGTCTAAGCAAACTGCCAATATGAATGAGTGTCCACTAAAGCTCCATTATAAGCCTGTGTATGAATGACTGCATTGTCCCTTAAATACACTGTTTGCAGGCACCCATTAATCAAGATGACACTACCACCATGTCTCATTTGGTTTTGATGCCGCGAGTTTGATTGATTGGACTGTAAACCGGAGCTGAGCATGTGAACAAAGTGCTTAGGAATACACACTAAATGTAAAGGTGATGCAGCTGTGACTTAAAGAAAGTTGACTTCACTAtacttattaaaaataataacattctCAAAAGCAAAAACTGGTACTgattatatgattttaaatgaaaaagttgAGAGAATGAGAAACTAGCATGGATTGAATTATTAGCCTGTTATTGATGTTACAAAGTGGCACATTTATTAACAGTTGTGATTTACATTATAATATAGACTAAAAATTGGCTCATCAGATCAGATCATGTGGTAACTAGTTTTCTTCAACTTAAAAAGCATCGAAAGAATCGTTTAGTCAAAGTATTTACTTAGGTTCAGTAAAACttgttaatttacttgttaccacgtGAAGTATTTTTAGGTAGATCTGACAAGCCACTTTTTGCAGAGTAATAATTACAACCCAAAATCAGAAGAGTTTGGAAggtgttttcagtttttatttgattcaaatgaAAACTGACAACAGTGGTTTGTAAATAGTATTTGAGCTGTTTTACATGGAAAAGCAATAGCccaatttttaatgttttacctcATACATATTATTGTGTTTTCAAACCAAACAATTGATTGTTGCAAgatatttccaaaaaggttgggacagtaAAGCATTTTCCACTTTGTAATGTTGGCATTCCTTCTCTTAAAAGACTCTTGGTGATGAAGTGTTTTGGGTGTAAATTTGTCCCATTCTTCTTGCACGCAAGTTGTAAGGTGTGCAACAGTACAGGGTCTTTGTTGCCACATTTTGTGGCACACATTCTCTATTGGGGACAGGTTgtgactgcaggcaggccagtccagcTCTCGTACCCTTTTCTTCCGCAGCAATGCCTTTGTATTGTGTACCGAATGTGGTTTTGAATTGTTTTCTTGAAATATGCATGCGCATCCCTGGAAAAGATCGTTTTAATAGCAGTATATGTTGCTACAAAATTTCTATGTACTATTCTGCATTAATGGTTCCATGACAGAAGTGAAGTTGCATTTGCCAAGGGCACTAACACTCCagtgtccagtggtggacagtaactgagtaaatgtaattcattactgtacttaagtagtttttcgtgtatctgtactgaagtttttccattttgtgtgACTTTAACTTTCATtgcactacatttcaaagtcaagtATCCCACTTTTTAACTCCACTACGTTTTgcaaaatctgtcgttccttttggtttatgtgtgtataaatacataacatgttaaaacaaaagaagcgcgaagcaagaacaccaatcagggcacagcggtcactttgttctgagcttgttttgacctgttggacaaaAATGGATAGTTCTACATGAGCGCAGCAGCACAACATTTTGGGAGAGcctatttttacataaatgatGTAACTCAGCtaattttgtgtaaatagaccacaatatagaaatatgtacacatatgcagtcgtgcactatttcattttatagtaaattagtttgggctggtttatgtttatgaacagagacttacagatcaatacagtacaGGAAACTCATcggtgatcctgagtttaaagccagtttttattcagcttgtaactaagttgcaaataaatcttaaaccgaaactttgcttgtgtgtaaaagtgatttcagagccactcggttctccctgatggaaactgtttaccttcagtgttttgtgcttatgatcattttaatagacatcagcgtcactaattaatgacgttctattaaaagactggtttaccaagagagacactggaggactttcacctgaaatgagttcatgaagcgagtcttgttacaaaaatggtaacaggacatcagagccagaattactcttttagtacttttactgttaatACTTAAGTACGTTTGAAGGCAaaacttttgtacttttactcaagtggaggtctgtattttttaataaaaatgatttctgcatagcagatcactgaagagacgccatctgagATCCagtttatagctcagatttgtggaaaaatgggtcaactttcagtagaaaaaaaaaagttcagcatcttttattatagtttttaaatttattataaGGGTTCAAAATGACATTACCCATCtaactggaaagaagacagttccAGCTCTCAAATGACACCCAccctgaatgtagcttatgaaacatgaacattatgaagaatatgatgaagtgcgttttggaaccaccggtggtctcaaggagttgaaataGTTAATGATGTTATGCACCGTAGAGAGTGAAATATCTAAAACCCCATCTATCTTTCTGGacgttgtttttaaacattttaataattttctcATGCATTTGTTGGCAAACCGATGATCCTCAGGCCACCTTTGCTCCTAAAGCACTAGGCCTTGACCAGGTATTGCCTTTGTATCAAATCATTATTACAATCGCCTGTTACAAATCACATCATTATTGAATTATTTACCTCATTACTAGCCATAAAttgcccttgtcccaacttcttttggaacgtgctgcaggcCTGAATAGCAGGAATGggtgtatatttacaaatgaaataaagttgACCAGACATAAcatgaaatgttttgtgttcattttgtctgCAGTGAAATACAAGCCGTAGTAAATTTTAGAAATcactattttctattttttatttgcagtttccAACTGTTTTCTCGTTTGAGGTTATACATATCAGGAGTCTATCTTTTCAATATCTCCTCCATTAGATGCTCACTATCAGGCTACTCCATCCCTTTGAACCACTGATCAACTATCAAATGCTGTCTAGCCCTTTGTTAGGCCCGACTTCTGCATCACACTCGATTCACAAGATTTCACCCCGTTCATTCATTTCAAAAAAGCGAGGAGACCCACCCGACCAGGGCAGCCGCATAATTTCCACCTCAGCACTGTCATGCCACTTAATAACAGCAATCTGTGTGGTGACATTGTTTTGGTTTGGGGAGATAAGCGGAGGGCAGTGATGTAGAGGCTCTGTGCAGGGAAGGGATGGGCTGGGCTGGAATGCCACCCACTTGGCCGAGTGCCAGAACAGCTCTGGAATGCATttcatgtgtctgtctgtttctgggAAGCTTTGACAGTGTCCATCACTGTTGAAGCTTAATGAAAATACCTTTCATTAGTGCAGAATGATTAGATAGGTTTTAGTTATTGTAACAGTACAATACTTTGCCTTAGACTGTTAGATATAGGTTGTTATTTATTACAGTATCCAGATTATATCGTTACTGTCGGAGAAAAACCTCGAActccattttttcagtttttcaatttttgacataatttgaaaatgtctgttgccttttattaagtatgttttttctttctcctgtaaagttaccgctttggagatacagggttttgttccgacagcagcaatatatatatatatatatatatatatatatatatatatatatatatatatatatatatatatattacatatattgtgtgtgtgtgtctgtgtgtgtgtctgtgtctgtgtagaaaatttcctcaagaaAATGTCCTGTGTGGAATCACTCACTCGAATCTCAGTGGTCATCATAAGGCaccaatctgattggctgagtagcatcatgtgtgatatttacaacgtaAGCGATTCAGTAAAGTTATATTAATTAGTTATATTAACATCGTATATAGTCAACAactaaatgtcaaatcaaataaaat encodes the following:
- the nkx3-1 gene encoding homeobox protein Nkx-3.1; amino-acid sequence: MATSNRPLTSFFIEDILCLREEKGGEPSGAATKNKPPSEATWSADGEEDGALLLAVAAAESTMSRRAERSMDASQAASPSRGGAKQKRSRAAFTHVQVLELEKKFSRQKYLSAPERAHLATALRLTETQVKIWFQNRRYKTKRKQLASEFGKDCFPKAEVSAVAEEDLLRASLLATVYKSYHPYRPCVYDLHGLGVWRPTVW